Proteins from a genomic interval of Medicago truncatula cultivar Jemalong A17 chromosome 3, MtrunA17r5.0-ANR, whole genome shotgun sequence:
- the LOC25490190 gene encoding 5'-nucleotidase domain-containing protein 4 isoform X1, producing MRIPKRLFSFSLSNFSPQLISPLLSSRISFAFGISAKPSRLFPNIASPGASQLHSQSSMDENHDVGIHDSRSVDLPDSDSGKQPRVWSSSPEHGSKTDRGKQIFCNRSLNMKNIVAVGFDMDYTLAQYKPETFESLAYQGTIKKLVYDLGYPSELLNWSFNWKYMVRGLVLDKKRGNILKMDRHKYVKVAYHGFRELSKEDKVGTYGNTLVRDSFDEPDYALIDTLFSLAEAYLFAQLVDFKDSNPEKIREGVDYARMYKDVRAAVDLCHRDGTLKQMVAKDPGRYINEDNLIVPMLEMLRESGRATFLVTNSLWDYTNTVMNFLCGSTMVGGSNNFEWLQYFDVVITGSAKPGFFHEENRANLFEVVPETGMLLNTDNGSPMPQVGNISARIFTEATNHACQVFQGGNVAHLHKLLSIESSSQVLYVGDHIYGDILRSKKVLGWRTMLVIPELEKEVKLLWESRDTRKEDFYLNILMQELQFLRSERDRIEDEVHHLKWSLKFKNPDAKAKQKLSSALDKLELEREKMRLIHQEAQRKLHQRFHEPWGQLMKTGYQNSRFAHQVERFACLYTSQVSNLALHSPDKYYRPSEDFMQHEFGILASEPREM from the exons ATGCGAATTCCTAAGAGGCtattctcattttctctctctaacttctctCCTCAACTCATATCACCTCTTTTATCTTCTCGGATTTCCTTTGCATTTGGAATTTCCGCTAAACCTTCTCGTCTCTTCCCCAACATCGCATCACCAG GAGCTAGCCAATTGCATTCTCAATCTTCAATGGACGAGAATCATGATGTTGGTATACATGACTCAAGATCAGTGGACTTGCCCGACAGTGATAGTGGAAAACAGCCACGTGTATGGTCATCTTCTCCTGAACATGGATCTAAAACTGATAGAGGCAAACAGATATTTTGTAACCGGTCACTGAATATGAAGAACATTGTTGCTGTGGGATTTGACATGGACTATACTCTGGCACAATACAAGCCCGAAACTTTTGAATCCCTTGCTTATCAAGGCACAATTAAAAAGCTGGTTTACGATTTAGGATATCCTAGTGAG TTACTAAATTGGTCTTTTAACTGGAAGTACATGGTCAGGGGCTTGGTTCTTGACAAAAAACGAGGAAATATCTTGAAG ATGGATCGCCACAAGTATGTGAAAGTAGCCTATCATGGATTTAGAGAGTTATCAAAAGAAGATAAAGTTGGGACCTACGGAAATACTTTAGTACGCGATTCATTTGACGAGCCAGACTATGCTCTAATTGATACACTTTTTTCTCTTGCGGAAGCCTACTTGTTTGCTCAACTGGTTGATTTTAAGGATAGTAATCCTGAAAAGATTCGAGAAGGCGTTGA TTATGCTCGCATGTATAAAGATGTTCGAGCTGCTGTTGATTTGTGCCACCGTGATGGGACGTTGAAGCAAATGGTTGCTAAAGATCCAGGAAG GTATATCAATGAAGACAACCTGATAGTGCCCATGCTTGAAATGCTCAGAGAATCTGGACGTGCAACATTTTTAGTGACAAATAG TTTATGGGACTATACAAATACTGTCATGAATTTCCTCTGTGGATCCACAATGGTAGGTGGCAGTAACAATTTTGAATGGCTTCAATACTTTGATGTGGTTATCACTGGCAG TGCGAAGCCAGGATTTTTTCATGAGGAAAATCGTGCCAACCTATTTGAGGTTGTGCCTGAGACTGGAATGCTACTCAATACAGATAATGGCTCTCCTATGCCTCAG gtGGGGAACATCTCAGCAAGGATATTCACAGAAGCAACGAATCACGCTTGCCAAGTTTTCCAG GGAGGCAATGTAGCTCATCTGCATAAACTGCTTTCCATTGAATCAAGTTCACAG GTTCTGTATGTTGGGGATCACATTTATGGAGACATATTACGTAGCAAAAAGGTTCTTG GATGGAGGACAATGCTTGTAATCCCAGAGCTGGAGAAGGAGGTTAAACTCCTCTGGGAATCAAGGGACACCCGGAAG GAAGATTTTTACTTGAATATTCTCATGCAGGAGCTTCAATTCTTGAGGAGTGAGCGTGATCGCATTGAAGATGAAGTACATCATCTGAAGTGGTCTCTTAA ATTCAAGAACCCAGATGCTAAGGCCAAACAGAAGCTATCTTCAGCACTTGATAAATTGGAG cttgaaagagagaaaatgcgATTAATCCATCAAGAAGCTCAAAGAAAATTACATCAAAGG TTTCACGAACCATGGGGACAGCTTATGAAAACCGGTTATCAGAATTCTCGCTTTGCTCATCAG GTTGAGAGGTTTGCCTGCCTTTATACCAGCCAAGTATCTAACCTGGCCTTGCACTCTCCAGACAAGTATTACAGACCCAGTGAAGATTTTATGCAGCATGAATTTGGAATTCTGGCTTCTGAGCCACGGGAAATGTAA
- the LOC25490190 gene encoding 5'-nucleotidase domain-containing protein 4 isoform X4: MRIPKRLFSFSLSNFSPQLISPLLSSRISFAFGISAKPSRLFPNIASPGASQLHSQSSMDENHDVGIHDSRSVDLPDSDSGKQPRVWSSSPEHGSKTDRGKQIFCNRSLNMKNIVAVGFDMDYTLAQYKPETFESLAYQGTIKKLVYDLGYPSELLNWSFNWKYMVRGLVLDKKRGNILKMDRHKYVKVAYHGFRELSKEDKVGTYGNTLVRDSFDEPDYALIDTLFSLAEAYLFAQLVDFKDSNPEKIREGVDYARMYKDVRAAVDLCHRDGTLKQMVAKDPGRYINEDNLIVPMLEMLRESGRATFLVTNSLWDYTNTVMNFLCGSTMVGGSNNFEWLQYFDVVITGSAKPGFFHEENRANLFEVVPETGMLLNTDNGSPMPQVGNISARIFTEATNHACQVFQGGNVAHLHKLLSIESSSQELQFLRSERDRIEDEVHHLKWSLKFKNPDAKAKQKLSSALDKLELEREKMRLIHQEAQRKLHQRFHEPWGQLMKTGYQNSRFAHQVERFACLYTSQVSNLALHSPDKYYRPSEDFMQHEFGILASEPREM; this comes from the exons ATGCGAATTCCTAAGAGGCtattctcattttctctctctaacttctctCCTCAACTCATATCACCTCTTTTATCTTCTCGGATTTCCTTTGCATTTGGAATTTCCGCTAAACCTTCTCGTCTCTTCCCCAACATCGCATCACCAG GAGCTAGCCAATTGCATTCTCAATCTTCAATGGACGAGAATCATGATGTTGGTATACATGACTCAAGATCAGTGGACTTGCCCGACAGTGATAGTGGAAAACAGCCACGTGTATGGTCATCTTCTCCTGAACATGGATCTAAAACTGATAGAGGCAAACAGATATTTTGTAACCGGTCACTGAATATGAAGAACATTGTTGCTGTGGGATTTGACATGGACTATACTCTGGCACAATACAAGCCCGAAACTTTTGAATCCCTTGCTTATCAAGGCACAATTAAAAAGCTGGTTTACGATTTAGGATATCCTAGTGAG TTACTAAATTGGTCTTTTAACTGGAAGTACATGGTCAGGGGCTTGGTTCTTGACAAAAAACGAGGAAATATCTTGAAG ATGGATCGCCACAAGTATGTGAAAGTAGCCTATCATGGATTTAGAGAGTTATCAAAAGAAGATAAAGTTGGGACCTACGGAAATACTTTAGTACGCGATTCATTTGACGAGCCAGACTATGCTCTAATTGATACACTTTTTTCTCTTGCGGAAGCCTACTTGTTTGCTCAACTGGTTGATTTTAAGGATAGTAATCCTGAAAAGATTCGAGAAGGCGTTGA TTATGCTCGCATGTATAAAGATGTTCGAGCTGCTGTTGATTTGTGCCACCGTGATGGGACGTTGAAGCAAATGGTTGCTAAAGATCCAGGAAG GTATATCAATGAAGACAACCTGATAGTGCCCATGCTTGAAATGCTCAGAGAATCTGGACGTGCAACATTTTTAGTGACAAATAG TTTATGGGACTATACAAATACTGTCATGAATTTCCTCTGTGGATCCACAATGGTAGGTGGCAGTAACAATTTTGAATGGCTTCAATACTTTGATGTGGTTATCACTGGCAG TGCGAAGCCAGGATTTTTTCATGAGGAAAATCGTGCCAACCTATTTGAGGTTGTGCCTGAGACTGGAATGCTACTCAATACAGATAATGGCTCTCCTATGCCTCAG gtGGGGAACATCTCAGCAAGGATATTCACAGAAGCAACGAATCACGCTTGCCAAGTTTTCCAG GGAGGCAATGTAGCTCATCTGCATAAACTGCTTTCCATTGAATCAAGTTCACAG GAGCTTCAATTCTTGAGGAGTGAGCGTGATCGCATTGAAGATGAAGTACATCATCTGAAGTGGTCTCTTAA ATTCAAGAACCCAGATGCTAAGGCCAAACAGAAGCTATCTTCAGCACTTGATAAATTGGAG cttgaaagagagaaaatgcgATTAATCCATCAAGAAGCTCAAAGAAAATTACATCAAAGG TTTCACGAACCATGGGGACAGCTTATGAAAACCGGTTATCAGAATTCTCGCTTTGCTCATCAG GTTGAGAGGTTTGCCTGCCTTTATACCAGCCAAGTATCTAACCTGGCCTTGCACTCTCCAGACAAGTATTACAGACCCAGTGAAGATTTTATGCAGCATGAATTTGGAATTCTGGCTTCTGAGCCACGGGAAATGTAA
- the LOC25490190 gene encoding 5'-nucleotidase domain-containing protein 4 isoform X2 — protein MRIPKRLFSFSLSNFSPQLISPLLSSRISFAFGISAKPSRLFPNIASPGASQLHSQSSMDENHDVGIHDSRSVDLPDSDSGKQPRVWSSSPEHGSKTDRGKQIFCNRSLNMKNIVAVGFDMDYTLAQYKPETFESLAYQGTIKKLVYDLGYPSELLNWSFNWKYMVRGLVLDKKRGNILKMDRHKYVKVAYHGFRELSKEDKVGTYGNTLVRDSFDEPDYALIDTLFSLAEAYLFAQLVDFKDSNPEKIREGVDYARMYKDVRAAVDLCHRDGTLKQMVAKDPGRYINEDNLIVPMLEMLRESGRATFLVTNSLWDYTNTVMNFLCGSTMVGGSNNFEWLQYFDVVITGSAKPGFFHEENRANLFEVVPETGMLLNTDNGSPMPQVGNISARIFTEATNHACQVFQGGNVAHLHKLLSIESSSQVLYVGDHIYGDILRSKKVLGWRTMLVIPELEKEVKLLWESRDTRKELQFLRSERDRIEDEVHHLKWSLKFKNPDAKAKQKLSSALDKLELEREKMRLIHQEAQRKLHQRFHEPWGQLMKTGYQNSRFAHQVERFACLYTSQVSNLALHSPDKYYRPSEDFMQHEFGILASEPREM, from the exons ATGCGAATTCCTAAGAGGCtattctcattttctctctctaacttctctCCTCAACTCATATCACCTCTTTTATCTTCTCGGATTTCCTTTGCATTTGGAATTTCCGCTAAACCTTCTCGTCTCTTCCCCAACATCGCATCACCAG GAGCTAGCCAATTGCATTCTCAATCTTCAATGGACGAGAATCATGATGTTGGTATACATGACTCAAGATCAGTGGACTTGCCCGACAGTGATAGTGGAAAACAGCCACGTGTATGGTCATCTTCTCCTGAACATGGATCTAAAACTGATAGAGGCAAACAGATATTTTGTAACCGGTCACTGAATATGAAGAACATTGTTGCTGTGGGATTTGACATGGACTATACTCTGGCACAATACAAGCCCGAAACTTTTGAATCCCTTGCTTATCAAGGCACAATTAAAAAGCTGGTTTACGATTTAGGATATCCTAGTGAG TTACTAAATTGGTCTTTTAACTGGAAGTACATGGTCAGGGGCTTGGTTCTTGACAAAAAACGAGGAAATATCTTGAAG ATGGATCGCCACAAGTATGTGAAAGTAGCCTATCATGGATTTAGAGAGTTATCAAAAGAAGATAAAGTTGGGACCTACGGAAATACTTTAGTACGCGATTCATTTGACGAGCCAGACTATGCTCTAATTGATACACTTTTTTCTCTTGCGGAAGCCTACTTGTTTGCTCAACTGGTTGATTTTAAGGATAGTAATCCTGAAAAGATTCGAGAAGGCGTTGA TTATGCTCGCATGTATAAAGATGTTCGAGCTGCTGTTGATTTGTGCCACCGTGATGGGACGTTGAAGCAAATGGTTGCTAAAGATCCAGGAAG GTATATCAATGAAGACAACCTGATAGTGCCCATGCTTGAAATGCTCAGAGAATCTGGACGTGCAACATTTTTAGTGACAAATAG TTTATGGGACTATACAAATACTGTCATGAATTTCCTCTGTGGATCCACAATGGTAGGTGGCAGTAACAATTTTGAATGGCTTCAATACTTTGATGTGGTTATCACTGGCAG TGCGAAGCCAGGATTTTTTCATGAGGAAAATCGTGCCAACCTATTTGAGGTTGTGCCTGAGACTGGAATGCTACTCAATACAGATAATGGCTCTCCTATGCCTCAG gtGGGGAACATCTCAGCAAGGATATTCACAGAAGCAACGAATCACGCTTGCCAAGTTTTCCAG GGAGGCAATGTAGCTCATCTGCATAAACTGCTTTCCATTGAATCAAGTTCACAG GTTCTGTATGTTGGGGATCACATTTATGGAGACATATTACGTAGCAAAAAGGTTCTTG GATGGAGGACAATGCTTGTAATCCCAGAGCTGGAGAAGGAGGTTAAACTCCTCTGGGAATCAAGGGACACCCGGAAG GAGCTTCAATTCTTGAGGAGTGAGCGTGATCGCATTGAAGATGAAGTACATCATCTGAAGTGGTCTCTTAA ATTCAAGAACCCAGATGCTAAGGCCAAACAGAAGCTATCTTCAGCACTTGATAAATTGGAG cttgaaagagagaaaatgcgATTAATCCATCAAGAAGCTCAAAGAAAATTACATCAAAGG TTTCACGAACCATGGGGACAGCTTATGAAAACCGGTTATCAGAATTCTCGCTTTGCTCATCAG GTTGAGAGGTTTGCCTGCCTTTATACCAGCCAAGTATCTAACCTGGCCTTGCACTCTCCAGACAAGTATTACAGACCCAGTGAAGATTTTATGCAGCATGAATTTGGAATTCTGGCTTCTGAGCCACGGGAAATGTAA
- the LOC25490190 gene encoding cytosolic purine 5'-nucleotidase isoform X3, with amino-acid sequence MRIPKRLFSFSLSNFSPQLISPLLSSRISFAFGISAKPSRLFPNIASPGASQLHSQSSMDENHDVGIHDSRSVDLPDSDSGKQPRVWSSSPEHGSKTDRGKQIFCNRSLNMKNIVAVGFDMDYTLAQYKPETFESLAYQGTIKKLVYDLGYPSELLNWSFNWKYMVRGLVLDKKRGNILKMDRHKYVKVAYHGFRELSKEDKVGTYGNTLVRDSFDEPDYALIDTLFSLAEAYLFAQLVDFKDSNPEKIREGVDYARMYKDVRAAVDLCHRDGTLKQMVAKDPGRYINEDNLIVPMLEMLRESGRATFLVTNSAKPGFFHEENRANLFEVVPETGMLLNTDNGSPMPQVGNISARIFTEATNHACQVFQGGNVAHLHKLLSIESSSQVLYVGDHIYGDILRSKKVLGWRTMLVIPELEKEVKLLWESRDTRKEDFYLNILMQELQFLRSERDRIEDEVHHLKWSLKFKNPDAKAKQKLSSALDKLELEREKMRLIHQEAQRKLHQRFHEPWGQLMKTGYQNSRFAHQVERFACLYTSQVSNLALHSPDKYYRPSEDFMQHEFGILASEPREM; translated from the exons ATGCGAATTCCTAAGAGGCtattctcattttctctctctaacttctctCCTCAACTCATATCACCTCTTTTATCTTCTCGGATTTCCTTTGCATTTGGAATTTCCGCTAAACCTTCTCGTCTCTTCCCCAACATCGCATCACCAG GAGCTAGCCAATTGCATTCTCAATCTTCAATGGACGAGAATCATGATGTTGGTATACATGACTCAAGATCAGTGGACTTGCCCGACAGTGATAGTGGAAAACAGCCACGTGTATGGTCATCTTCTCCTGAACATGGATCTAAAACTGATAGAGGCAAACAGATATTTTGTAACCGGTCACTGAATATGAAGAACATTGTTGCTGTGGGATTTGACATGGACTATACTCTGGCACAATACAAGCCCGAAACTTTTGAATCCCTTGCTTATCAAGGCACAATTAAAAAGCTGGTTTACGATTTAGGATATCCTAGTGAG TTACTAAATTGGTCTTTTAACTGGAAGTACATGGTCAGGGGCTTGGTTCTTGACAAAAAACGAGGAAATATCTTGAAG ATGGATCGCCACAAGTATGTGAAAGTAGCCTATCATGGATTTAGAGAGTTATCAAAAGAAGATAAAGTTGGGACCTACGGAAATACTTTAGTACGCGATTCATTTGACGAGCCAGACTATGCTCTAATTGATACACTTTTTTCTCTTGCGGAAGCCTACTTGTTTGCTCAACTGGTTGATTTTAAGGATAGTAATCCTGAAAAGATTCGAGAAGGCGTTGA TTATGCTCGCATGTATAAAGATGTTCGAGCTGCTGTTGATTTGTGCCACCGTGATGGGACGTTGAAGCAAATGGTTGCTAAAGATCCAGGAAG GTATATCAATGAAGACAACCTGATAGTGCCCATGCTTGAAATGCTCAGAGAATCTGGACGTGCAACATTTTTAGTGACAAATAG TGCGAAGCCAGGATTTTTTCATGAGGAAAATCGTGCCAACCTATTTGAGGTTGTGCCTGAGACTGGAATGCTACTCAATACAGATAATGGCTCTCCTATGCCTCAG gtGGGGAACATCTCAGCAAGGATATTCACAGAAGCAACGAATCACGCTTGCCAAGTTTTCCAG GGAGGCAATGTAGCTCATCTGCATAAACTGCTTTCCATTGAATCAAGTTCACAG GTTCTGTATGTTGGGGATCACATTTATGGAGACATATTACGTAGCAAAAAGGTTCTTG GATGGAGGACAATGCTTGTAATCCCAGAGCTGGAGAAGGAGGTTAAACTCCTCTGGGAATCAAGGGACACCCGGAAG GAAGATTTTTACTTGAATATTCTCATGCAGGAGCTTCAATTCTTGAGGAGTGAGCGTGATCGCATTGAAGATGAAGTACATCATCTGAAGTGGTCTCTTAA ATTCAAGAACCCAGATGCTAAGGCCAAACAGAAGCTATCTTCAGCACTTGATAAATTGGAG cttgaaagagagaaaatgcgATTAATCCATCAAGAAGCTCAAAGAAAATTACATCAAAGG TTTCACGAACCATGGGGACAGCTTATGAAAACCGGTTATCAGAATTCTCGCTTTGCTCATCAG GTTGAGAGGTTTGCCTGCCTTTATACCAGCCAAGTATCTAACCTGGCCTTGCACTCTCCAGACAAGTATTACAGACCCAGTGAAGATTTTATGCAGCATGAATTTGGAATTCTGGCTTCTGAGCCACGGGAAATGTAA
- the LOC25490191 gene encoding protein RADIALIS-like 4, translating into MASSSNWTTKQNKRFENALAMLDKDTPDLWQKVARAVGGKTVEEVKRHYEDLVEDVRQIEEGHVPLPNYTNNVGYSYIMDQDKRMKALSLH; encoded by the exons ATGGCTTCAAGTTCGAATTGGACAACAAAGCAGAACAAAAGATTTGAGAATGCGTTGGCAATGTTGGACAAGGACACTCCTGATCTTTGGCAGAAGGTGGCTAGAGCTGTGGGAGGGAAGACTGTTGAAGAAGTGAAAAGGCATTATGAGGACCTTGTTGAAGATGTTAGGCAGATCGAGGAAGGCCATGTTCCCCTGCCTAATTACACAAATAATGTTGGTTACAGTTACATAATGGATCAAGATAAAAG GATGAAGGCTCTAAGTCTCCACTAA
- the LOC25490192 gene encoding probable DNA-3-methyladenine glycosylase 2 — protein sequence MGEDTQQQPQPQPQGVSSDNTISATTAVDSVQTIIPVESELSNVPPHTKAPATKMPLRPRKIRKVSPDPTTSESQSETLKPPNSTAAGKSNGRNNKTVQPPQQRTLAVPKIVPRSLSCEGEVEIAIRYLRSADPLLSPLIDIHQPPTFDNFQTPFLALTRSILYQQLAFKAGTSIYTRFIALCGGEAGVVPDNVLALTAQQLRQIGVSGRKASYLHDLARKYQNGILSDSAIVNMDDKSLFTMLTMVNGIGSWSVHMFMIFSLHRPDVLPINDLGVRKGVQILYNLDDLPRPSQMDQLCEKWKPYRSVASWYLWRFVEAKGSPSTAVAVATGNGLQQHELDHHQQQQQQQQQQHSQQPIMDPMNNMFNMGAACAWGQ from the exons ATGGGCGAAGACACACAACAACAACCTCAGCCACAACCACAAGGGGTTTCTTCCGACAACACAATCTCCGCCACCACCGCTGTCGACTCCGTCCAAACTATTATCCCCGTCGAATCCGAACTGAGCAATGTTCCACCACACACCAAAGCCCCTGCCACAAAAATGCCCCTCCGTCCTCGTAAGATCCGAAAGGTCTCGCCCGACCCAACAACCTCCGAATCTCAATCGGAAACCCTAAAACCACCCAATTCCACCGCCGCCGGAAAATCCAACGGACGGAACAACAAAACGGTTCAACCACCACAACAACGAACCCTAGCTGTTCCGAAAATCGTACCTAGGTCACTTTCGTGCGAAGGTGAAGTTGAGATTGCAATTCGTTACCTTCGTTCCGCAGACCCACTCTTATCACCTCTCATCGACATTCATCAACCACCCACgtttgataattttcaaaccCCATTCCTTGCCCTAACCCGTAGTATCTTGTATCAACAACTCGCTTTTAAAGCCGGTACTTCCATCTATACGCGGTTTATTGCTCTTTGTGGTGGTGAAGCTGGTGTTGTTCCTGATAATGTTCTTGCCCTAACTGCTCAACAGCTTCGTCAAATTGGGGTTTCTGGTAGAAAAGCTAGTTATCTTCATGATTTGGCTAGGAAGTATCAGAATGGGATACTTTCTGATTCCGCTATTGTAAATATGGATGATAAATCGCTTTTCACTATGCTTACTATGGTTAATGGGATTGGTTCTTGGTCTGTtcatatgtttatgattttctcaCTGCATAGACCGGATGTTCTTCCGATTAATGATCTTGGTGTTCGGAAAGGGGTTCAGATTCTTTATAATCTTGATGACTTGCCTCGGCCATCTCAGATGGATCAATTATGTGAGAAGTGGAAGCCTTATCGGTCGGTTGCTTCATGGTATTTGTGGAGGTTTGTTGAAGCAAAGGGAAGTCCTTCGACTGCTGTGGCTGTTGCCACTGGCAACGGCTTGCAACAGCATGAGCTGGACCACcatcaacagcagcagcagcagcagcagcagcagcattcACAACAACCAATTATGGATCCCATGAATAACATGTTTAATATGGG GGCTGCCTGTGCTTGGGGACAGTGA
- the LOC25490193 gene encoding long-chain-fatty-acid--AMP ligase FadD26 — protein sequence MQYEYENYDPSFPDQPVVDQYLPVWARLPAFKSKPAFIWAEDNLNTISTTHLTYEQLNTSVDIISNQLLFPLQRGDTVLILCSPGLDLVKVIFGCQRAGLLTVPIVPPHPSFTNEKNYYHLIRVISQTKPKAAIAHPNYISTIQHYISSSHKNNNKLAHMLQTLQWISTDDIKNNNINLNSYTFSYKGRKPDEVYLVQYTSGATAIPKPVLVTTGSAAHNVRTARKAYDLQPNSTIVSWLPQYHDCGLMFLLLTIVSGATCVLTSPTSFIKRPRLWLELMSKFNATCTPVPSFTLPLVVKRGGIHKGTLPINLSNLNNLILINEPIYRGSVVEFVHTFSPFGLKSSSISPSYGLAENCTFVSTAWRYDEETFPTHKKLLPVARLEEQEDMDIMVVNEETLEAVEDGVEGEIWVSSPSNASGYLGHPSLTREVFHARIRNTVRKCFLRTGDKGIVKGENRYLFVTGRIQDTIQLQNGEKIQPHYIETVVFNSFPKLLRGGCVAAFKVLATVVIVAEMQRMEKDLDEGILRSVGEGIKESVLKKEGVEVGWVVLVKSECVPKTTSGKLQRWAAKEKLLDGKMKILMEMRFGKDVMRIKHEVIRKVELEKNGNHINGSVLGAETRSSLISHL from the coding sequence ATGCAATACGAGTACGAGAATTATGACCCGTCTTTTCCCGACCAACCAGTGGTTGACCAATACCTCCCAGTTTGGGCCAGGTTACCAGCCTTCAAGTCCAAACCAGCCTTCATTTGGGCTGAAGACAACTTAAACACAATTTCCACCACCCACCTCACTTATGAACAACTCAATACCTCTGTAGATATAATCTCCAATCAACTCCTCTTTCCACTTCAAAGAGGTGACACAGTCCTTATTCTTTGCTCTCCAGGACTTGATCTTGTTAAGGTCATTTTTGGTTGTCAAAGAGCTGGTCTTTTAACCGTCCCTATTGTCCCTCCTCACCCTTCTTTTACCAATGAAAAAAACTACTATCACCTTATAAGAGTTATTTCACAGACTAAACCAAAAGCTGCCATAGCACACCCCAATTACATTTCAACCATTCAACACTACATCTCATCCTctcacaaaaacaacaataaactaGCTCACATGTTACAAACTCTCCAATGGATTTCCACAGAtgatataaaaaacaataacataaacttaaattctTATACATTTTCATACAAAGGTCGAAAACCGGACGAGGTTTATTTGGTTCAATACACATCAGGTGCAACTGCTATACCAAAACCGGTTCTTGTAACAACAGGTTCAGCTGCACATAACGTTAGAACAGCAAGAAAAGCTTATGATCTTCAACCAAACAGTACCATTGTTTCGTGGCTACCTCAATACCATGATTGTGGTCTCATGTTTCTGTTGCTCACAATTGTATCAGGTGCCACATGTGTTCTCACTTCTCCAACATCGTTCATCAAACGGCCAAGACTCTGGCTTGAGTTAATGTCGAAATTCAATGCTACTTGCACCCCCGTTCCTTCTTTTACACTACCACTTGTAGTAAAACGTGGAGGAATTCACAAAGGAACTTTACCCATTAATCTTTCAAATCTTAATAACCTTATACTCATCAATGAACCCATTTACAGAGGCTCGGTGGTTGAATTTGTTCACACTTTTTCACCATTCGGGTTAAAAAGTTCTTCTATCTCACCTTCTTATGGATTAGCAGAGAATTGTACCTTTGTTTCAACTGCATGGAGATATGACGAAGAAACTTTTCCAACTCATAAAAAGCTTTTGCCAGTTGCAAGGCTTGAGGAACAAGAAGACATGGACATCATGGTTGTTAATGAAGAAACACTTGAAGCTGTTGAAGATGGTGTTGAAGGAGAAATTTGGGTTTCATCTCCAAGTAATGCCTCTGGTTACCTTGGTCACCCTTCTTTAACAAGAGAAGTTTTTCATGCAAGAATCAGAAACACAGTTCGTAAGTGTTTTCTTCGAACGGGTGACAAAGGAATCGTAAAAGGAGAAAACAGGTATCTCTTTGTTACTGGTAGAATTCAAGATACTATACAGCTTCAAAATGGTGAAAAGATTCAACCACATTACATAGAGACTGTGGTTTTTAACAGTTTCCCAAAGTTACTACGAGGAGGTTGTGTTGCGGCTTTTAAAGTTTTAGCAACGGTTGTAATTGTTGCAGAGATGCAAAGGATGGAAAAAGATTTGGATGAAGGGATTCTGAGGAGTGTTGGCGAAGGAATTAAAGAAAGTGTTTTGAAGAAAGAGGGTGTAGAAGTTGGATGGGTTGTTTTGGTTAAGAGTGAATGTGTTCCGAAAACTACTTCTGGGAAATTGCAAAGATGGGCTGCTAAAGAGAAGCTTCTTGatggaaaaatgaaaattttaatggAGATGAGGTTTGGAAAAGATGTTATGAGGATAAAACATGAAGTAATAAGAAAAGTGGAGTTGGAAAAGAATGGTAATCATATAAATGGTTCAGTTTTAGGTGCAGAAACTCGAAGCTCATTGATCTCACATCTATGA